The genomic interval TCGTGAGAGTCAAATGAACCGGAGAAGCGAAGGCGGAGCCACCCATAAAACCGCAGTACGCGATGAAATTTccatcatgaaaaagaacaGCTGTTACTCAAATCATAACAATATCTCGCCCTTTGTAACGTCCTTAAACACGCGGCTCAGCGGGTGCTCAGCGGGTGATCCTCTGGCACGTGATGAGATATTCGGGAAAGGCCTGCGTGTCGTTGAAGATGACAAACATGGCCGGCCTGGTGATGTCGTTGGTCACGCTGTCGTACCGGAGGGGGATGCCGTCCGTCTCCTTCAGCGGGGCCGTGATCATGGAGTGGCACCCTTTGGTGTAGTCCCCCGTCAGCACCTTCGACACAAAGACGTACTTGTAGCCGTCCGCGCTCGGCGGCGAGTACTGGTCCTGCACCGACAGCGCCGAGTTGACGGCGAAGTACACGCCCTGGCCATAGACGGTGGCTgcgtggggagagagagagggggcggaGTCGTCAGGGACGGACACTTTGAGAGGAGGCGCGGCGGGCGGGCGGGTAACGAGAGAAGACGTACCGTTCTTTCCCGAGAAGCTCCGGTTGAACCCGTGGACGCAGATCTCCTTCACGCTGCTCTCGCTCGTGCCGTGGTAGAGCGTCCGCTCGACCTCCGGGTACGTGGCGCGCTGCAGGACGCTCGCCTTCTTCAGCTTGTACTGGTTGTACAGCAGGCGATTCATCAGCTTCTCCACCTAGAGGGGGTCAGTGTTAGTGTTACATGgcctccttgttgttgttgttgttgttgtttttaaatcacCTTAATGATTCGGATTTTGCTGTGGTATTCCTGTATGGTCGCGTAGAAATTCTTCACCACGTTCTGAAACTCGTCGGACTCCTCGTCCACTTTGCTCGTTTCGGGGAGCATTGACAGCAGAGAATATTCCTCCTCTGTTGATGGAAGTCATGGCAATCATCAACATAGGAAttcagcaaaagaaaaatgaacacGAGGGAAATGATTGttattcaaatttaaaaaaatgaaattgcgAGTCAGGTAAGAGCAACTAACTCAGCTCGCTAGTTCAGAAAGGAATCGCTAAACATATTTCCTGTGTGGTCCTGGATGACGGCAGGAGGCAAGCCTTTGAAAGCATGAATGATGAAGTAGAAACACGGTGTCTGCATTAGCTATGCAACCTTTTCAGGCACTAGTTTGGAAACATGAAGCACTATAAAGTTCTCCTTACCGGTTGCATTAGCATCCAAGTCCCCTGATTCAAGCAGTTTCCTGGAGATCTTCACCGACTTCCCGGACGCTACGTTGCATTCCTGCATCTTCTCAAAGTCAATGGTGTGGGGCCGATTGTCCAACAGGATGTCGACCTTCTGCAGCTTCCTCCTCAGGGCGTTCTCGATGAACACGGTGGCCTCGGGGCAATAAGGGGTCGGGTCCGAAGACGCCGGGTCGTGATACGCCCACTGGACGGTCTTTAGGATTTCCCGGTCGGTGACcgagttggatattttctccagcagcagcttcaagTCGGCCAGTCCTCCGGTCACGTAGTCCTTGAAGCCGGAGACGGTGATGATGGTGCCCTGGATTTGGATCTCCACCGCGTGCTTCCTCTTGATCATCTCCAGACACTTCCTGTGGTACTCGGACATGTTCCTCACACACCTGTGCTCCAgtttctcctccacctgtctctGGTTGACCTTCTTCCCGAAAGCTATGTCCACCCGAATCAGGTCGCTGTTATAACTCGCGTACACAACCATCTGTGTGGTGTTGGCTGCCTTGATGGCTTCCTGTAAGGAAACATCTACGCCCTTCACCACCTGCTTGTCAGCGCCAGAGGACGCCTTGTGTTGGATCATGTTCTTCGACAGCTCCAAGGCCCGCTGCAgctgttgctcctcctcctccggcgaCCAATGACTGGACTCCATGGAGTACTGGATGGCCAGAGACATTTGGGCCTCTTCTTCGAGGTTGCTAGAAAGATTCGGCGGGAGCGAGCCGCTCGTTGCGTTCCCTTCCCTCGTGTCCTCCACGGCCATCCCGGGAGGGTCCTGGTCCGCCAGGGGGGTCGGGTCCTCCGCCGTGTACAGGTCCAGCTCATCCATGGCGTCGGGCTGGTCGGGACCGGTCACACACTGCCCGAGTCCTCCTTCGACGGCCGAGACGATTCTCTTTGCCTCGTCTAAAAGGCCTtcaaagaggtcagaggtcagggaggCGGGATGGAAAGATGACATGTGACAGCAGGCGGAGGCGTTACCTTTATCTGGAGCTCCATTATGATCGGTCTGCATGGAATCAGACTTCGCATCCGGGGCAGAACCATCGAAGGGAACTCGCGGGAAGTTTTGCTGCGACATCATGTTCCATGCGGTATCAAAAATGTCCTGAAACAAAACCAGAAATTCAAAATTCAGAATTCACATTATAATGAGAAATTCTCAtggacttttattttacaaaatacgTTCAATCTTAAAATTTGTTATGCTTTGGAAAGCAGCAGctttaaatatttactttattgGGTGCAACTGTTGTTAATCAGCCAATCACGCCGCCGCCACTCAATGCAATCAGGCCTGCAGACGTGGTGAAACTCAAACCGACCATCGGAATGGGAGGAAAGTTGATTTAAGGGACTCGTGAACGTGGCATGGTTGTTGATCTACTGGGACACGCACAACCATCTCTAGGTTTTACAGAGAAAGGTTCAGAAATGTCAGAGGAGAGCCGGCAGACAGGTTTGCCATGAAGGAAAAGCAGCAGTAACTCAAACCAAAGGAATGCGGAATAGCATCTCTGAGCACGCAGAACCTTGAAGACGACTTCAAGCTACAGAAAACCCAAAGTACAACTTGCATAGACTCAACTGAGACATTCAGGTGGTCGGGTCAGAATTTGGGGTAAACATGAAAGCGTGAATCCATCCGGCCTTGTATCAACGgctcaggctgctgctggtgtggTGGATATTTTACTAGCAACGTGTCCTCATTTATCTGACGTTTGCCTCTGACATGCAGCAATGCCTTTTCTAACAGATATCGCGTTTGAAAATGTTCTTCGAAAAACATTTTTCACGCACGTGAGAGACTTTTGAGTCGATGCTACGTGCAAACGGGCGGTTAGACTTAAAACATCAGCGTTTCCTTTCTGCCCGAGTTCTGTCGTAAAATCAGCCTGAGGATATTCTGAACGAAGCCCCAAAGCTTTCCGTCAAGAAGAATCACAACTAGTTTGACCGGCTTCCTGCGGggaaggctgaaaaacacacGAGACAAAAACATGAGCAGAAATCCTGCGCTCCGTCTTTACCTGGTGCGCCAGGGATTCCCAGGGAACGTGCTTCGGGATGATCAACACCGTGAACTTTGTCTCCATCTCCTTCAGGATGCTGGCGCACAGCTTCTCGTTCAAGAACCGGGTCACTCCCGGAACGTTCACTGTGATGGTTCTGGTGCAGACCAAAGACACGACACCTTGCAACACCTCCTCGGCCATTTGACAAGCGGTGGCTTGGCCGTGGATCTGTCGGGTGCGTTCACGAAAACGACAAAAGAGACGAAACGATTACAAAAAGAAGACCACGTTAGAGGCCGGCAGCCTGAAGCGTTAAACCGCCCCCTGCAGGGCCCAGATTACCGCTGCATGGCTCACCTTCAACCCGCACACGTCCTCCGCTTCCAGAGGAAAGATGGACACCTGGTTCATTTCAGCCAGCAGCTGATGACAATGCATCTGGATGTACTTCAGCACGCCCGGCTCCATGGAGATGACGGTCTCCCGTTCGATGGGGGTGGCGAGGAAGCTCGTGATGGCCGTCTGCCTCTCGCCCTCCATCCCCTTCAGAGTGAACAGCTCCACGCTGCCTCCTCGCTCAGACACCTTCACAGCGGAGAAACCAAGGGCCTCCAGGAACTCGGACCACTCCCTGCAGTACAGCATGCACTCGTGCTGCGTGTC from Gasterosteus aculeatus chromosome 10, fGasAcu3.hap1.1, whole genome shotgun sequence carries:
- the parp10 gene encoding protein mono-ADP-ribosyltransferase PARP10 isoform X1, translating into MPVESPEGRTVEVLALPASVDEELLSLYFENKRRSGGGPLVFVEKKGDRATLVFEEAEAAARVLCKGHHVLHNAELSVKRPASESRCRLLLRGINPNTCTEMIELYVENMMDLNVPEYTLRPSPGRDFICIHLSQPLTKDFQDLSAKIAKRKLDGAEVTLEQIDPSDSVLVENLQPGTSPDVLTVYFESLRGGGQKVKEATMLSEHTAKVSFLNYESVGVILDLSHRLDGADLVVGPYFDFLLPTEKLTSRDSAAGSQDATERDSEEVPMQTAPPAVVAADSESSSPLASKPLAAHEAAEREAAEVVMADEKELLSSHIPIADPAKLALFQVSSFLRDTVNAHPNLTIQVKDDGVHIAGSDRETLAQIQHAASGCLGQMAETRVTLESEQARLLARRDVREHLLRALAQTGSAAAYAVSDCDVAVAAPSRDSAEQACRFLESQLCHLSIPVDTQHECMLYCREWSEFLEALGFSAVKVSERGGSVELFTLKGMEGERQTAITSFLATPIERETVISMEPGVLKYIQMHCHQLLAEMNQVSIFPLEAEDVCGLKIHGQATACQMAEEVLQGVVSLVCTRTITVNVPGVTRFLNEKLCASILKEMETKFTVLIIPKHVPWESLAHQDIFDTAWNMMSQQNFPRVPFDGSAPDAKSDSMQTDHNGAPDKGLLDEAKRIVSAVEGGLGQCVTGPDQPDAMDELDLYTAEDPTPLADQDPPGMAVEDTREGNATSGSLPPNLSSNLEEEAQMSLAIQYSMESSHWSPEEEEQQLQRALELSKNMIQHKASSGADKQVVKGVDVSLQEAIKAANTTQMVVYASYNSDLIRVDIAFGKKVNQRQVEEKLEHRCVRNMSEYHRKCLEMIKRKHAVEIQIQGTIITVSGFKDYVTGGLADLKLLLEKISNSVTDREILKTVQWAYHDPASSDPTPYCPEATVFIENALRRKLQKVDILLDNRPHTIDFEKMQECNVASGKSVKISRKLLESGDLDANATEEEYSLLSMLPETSKVDEESDEFQNVVKNFYATIQEYHSKIRIIKVEKLMNRLLYNQYKLKKASVLQRATYPEVERTLYHGTSESSVKEICVHGFNRSFSGKNATVYGQGVYFAVNSALSVQDQYSPPSADGYKYVFVSKVLTGDYTKGCHSMITAPLKETDGIPLRYDSVTNDITRPAMFVIFNDTQAFPEYLITCQRITR
- the parp10 gene encoding protein mono-ADP-ribosyltransferase PARP10 isoform X2; protein product: MPVESPEGRTVEVLALPASVDEELLSLYFENKRRSGGGPLVFVEKKGDRATLVFEEAEAAARVLCKGHHVLHNAELSVKRPASESRCRLLLRGINPNTCTEMIELYVENMMDLNVPEYTLRPSPGRDFICIHLSQPLTKDFQDLSAKIAKRKLDGAEVTLEQIDPSDSVLVENLQPGTSPDVLTVYFESLRGGGQKVKEATMLSEHTAKVSFLNYESVGVILDLSHRLDGADLVVGPYFDFLLPTEKLTSRDSAAGSQDATERDSEEVPMQTAPPAVVAADSESSSPLASKPLAAHEAAEREAAEVVMADEKELLSSHIPIADPAKLALFQVSSFLRDTVNAHPNLTIQVKDDGVHIAGSDRETLAQIQHAASGCLGQMAETRVTLESEQARLLARRDVREHLLRALAQTGSAAAYAVSDCDVAVAAPSRDSAEQACRFLESQLCHLSIPVDTQHECMLYCREWSEFLEALGFSAVKVSERGGSVELFTLKGMEGERQTAITSFLATPIERETVISMEPGVLKYIQMHCHQLLAEMNQVSIFPLEAEDVCGLKIHGQATACQMAEEVLQGVVSLVCTRTITVNVPGVTRFLNEKLCASILKEMETKFTVLIIPKHVPWESLAHQDIFDTAWNMMSQQNFPRVPFDGSAPDAKSDSMQTDHNGAPDKDEAKRIVSAVEGGLGQCVTGPDQPDAMDELDLYTAEDPTPLADQDPPGMAVEDTREGNATSGSLPPNLSSNLEEEAQMSLAIQYSMESSHWSPEEEEQQLQRALELSKNMIQHKASSGADKQVVKGVDVSLQEAIKAANTTQMVVYASYNSDLIRVDIAFGKKVNQRQVEEKLEHRCVRNMSEYHRKCLEMIKRKHAVEIQIQGTIITVSGFKDYVTGGLADLKLLLEKISNSVTDREILKTVQWAYHDPASSDPTPYCPEATVFIENALRRKLQKVDILLDNRPHTIDFEKMQECNVASGKSVKISRKLLESGDLDANATEEEYSLLSMLPETSKVDEESDEFQNVVKNFYATIQEYHSKIRIIKVEKLMNRLLYNQYKLKKASVLQRATYPEVERTLYHGTSESSVKEICVHGFNRSFSGKNATVYGQGVYFAVNSALSVQDQYSPPSADGYKYVFVSKVLTGDYTKGCHSMITAPLKETDGIPLRYDSVTNDITRPAMFVIFNDTQAFPEYLITCQRITR